In Aureibaculum algae, the following are encoded in one genomic region:
- the wecB gene encoding non-hydrolyzing UDP-N-acetylglucosamine 2-epimerase has translation MKLDIIAGARPNFMKIAPIIEALEKVKDNIQYRLIHTGQHYDKKMSGSFFEELGIPDPDVNLEVGSGTQAEQTARIMERYEALLLKDMADYCLVVGDVTSTMACSIAAKKLGVYVIHVEGGIRSNDITMPEEINRMVTDSITDIFYTTSEVANENLRQLGHDESKIRYVGNTMIDTLLKNMPRLKQPAVFSELNLKEKGYFVMTLHRPANVDQEQKLKSLIDEIVKGAKGMPLVFPVHPRTAKILEQIGIQADNLHMIGPLGYLEFNYLVKHAFAVVTDSGGITEETTVMKVPCMTLRDNTERPETITIGTNELVGTDPKNVAPYMEKLHKGEWKVGEIPHLWDGNTASRIVADLMAIERA, from the coding sequence ATGAAACTAGACATTATAGCAGGAGCAAGACCCAATTTTATGAAGATAGCTCCAATTATTGAGGCATTAGAAAAAGTAAAAGACAACATTCAATACCGATTAATTCATACAGGACAGCATTATGATAAAAAAATGTCAGGTAGCTTTTTTGAAGAATTAGGTATCCCTGATCCTGATGTAAATTTAGAAGTGGGGTCTGGTACTCAAGCCGAACAAACAGCAAGAATAATGGAACGATATGAAGCTTTATTATTAAAAGATATGGCTGATTATTGTTTGGTTGTAGGTGATGTTACTTCTACGATGGCGTGTTCTATTGCCGCAAAAAAATTAGGGGTATACGTAATACATGTAGAAGGAGGAATACGTTCTAATGATATTACCATGCCAGAGGAAATAAACAGAATGGTAACCGATTCTATTACAGATATATTCTATACTACGTCAGAAGTGGCCAATGAAAATTTACGTCAATTGGGGCATGACGAAAGTAAAATCAGATATGTAGGCAATACCATGATAGATACCTTATTGAAAAATATGCCTCGTTTAAAGCAACCTGCAGTATTTTCTGAATTAAACTTAAAAGAAAAGGGCTATTTTGTAATGACTTTACATAGACCTGCAAACGTTGACCAAGAACAAAAATTAAAGTCTTTAATTGACGAAATTGTAAAAGGAGCAAAAGGGATGCCTTTAGTTTTTCCAGTACACCCACGTACTGCTAAAATATTAGAACAAATTGGTATTCAGGCTGACAATTTACACATGATTGGGCCATTAGGGTATTTAGAATTTAATTATTTGGTAAAACATGCGTTTGCAGTAGTTACTGATTCTGGGGGTATTACAGAAGAAACCACGGTAATGAAGGTGCCTTGTATGACTTTACGTGATAATACCGAGCGTCCAGAAACGATTACTATTGGCACGAATGAATTGGTTGGTACAGATCCTAAAAATGTGGCTCCATATATGGAAAAATTGCATAAAGGAGAATGGAAAGTCGGTGAAATTCCTCATTTATGGGATGGTAACACCGCAAGCCGTATTGTTGCAGATTTGATGGCAATAGAAAGGGCTTAG
- a CDS encoding glycosyltransferase family 4 protein, which produces MPKAKIIIPFSKFHPATGGGPINSLLGHTKELVRSGYDVKIITTNNNIKESVQVLNNKWIEKEFGKIIYLSGFFKVIKHIRLVYREAKRSDIIHFNSVFSPYCFLPYLTLKFFNLKIKTVWSVRGELNENALNFKSWKKKPVFFVLKKIMKRDSIIYHATSEKEKSEIQYVMGNQNIVLIPNLFYLNEKNEIKQENQLLFIGRIHPIKSIENIIEAIHLSKWFREKNFKLIIAGEYEKRYTNYFNNLKSLINQYELSDLVEFAGSIQGEAKQKLYAQTYFTLLVSKTENFGNVVLESLAQGTPVIASKGTPWRDLNKNKAGFHIDNDPEIIAQTIDSILCMSQNSYTEYRTNAFRFSKKFDIKTKFGEWNKVYKQ; this is translated from the coding sequence ATGCCAAAGGCAAAAATAATTATACCTTTTTCGAAATTTCATCCAGCAACTGGAGGTGGCCCTATCAATTCGCTATTAGGGCATACAAAAGAGCTTGTACGGTCGGGATATGATGTGAAAATAATAACAACGAATAATAATATAAAAGAATCAGTACAGGTATTAAATAATAAATGGATTGAAAAGGAATTTGGGAAAATTATATACTTGTCAGGTTTTTTTAAAGTAATAAAACATATCCGATTAGTTTATCGAGAAGCAAAACGAAGTGACATTATTCATTTTAACAGTGTTTTTTCACCATATTGTTTTTTACCATACCTAACACTAAAATTTTTTAATTTAAAAATTAAAACTGTTTGGTCCGTTAGGGGAGAATTAAATGAAAATGCCCTAAATTTTAAAAGTTGGAAAAAGAAACCCGTTTTCTTTGTCTTGAAAAAAATAATGAAAAGAGATAGCATTATTTATCATGCAACATCTGAAAAAGAAAAAAGTGAAATACAATATGTAATGGGTAACCAAAATATTGTTTTAATCCCTAATTTGTTTTATCTCAATGAAAAAAATGAAATCAAACAAGAAAATCAACTTTTATTTATAGGAAGAATCCATCCAATAAAATCAATTGAAAATATAATAGAGGCGATACATTTGTCTAAATGGTTTAGAGAAAAAAACTTTAAATTGATTATTGCTGGGGAATATGAAAAAAGATATACCAACTATTTTAATAACTTAAAAAGTTTGATAAATCAGTATGAATTATCAGATTTAGTAGAATTTGCAGGGTCAATACAAGGGGAGGCAAAACAAAAGCTTTATGCTCAAACCTATTTTACACTTTTAGTATCTAAAACAGAAAATTTCGGAAATGTAGTTTTAGAATCCTTAGCACAAGGTACACCGGTTATTGCTTCTAAAGGAACACCATGGAGAGATTTAAATAAAAATAAGGCGGGGTTTCACATTGACAATGATCCTGAAATTATAGCTCAAACAATCGATAGTATATTATGTATGAGTCAAAATAGTTACACAGAATATAGAACCAACGCCTTCCGTTTTTCAAAAAAATTTGATATTAAAACTAAATTTGGAGAATGGAATAAAGTATACAAGCAATAA
- a CDS encoding MBOAT family O-acyltransferase codes for MLFNSIDFAIFLPIVFILYWFVFNKKLKFQNFLIVVASYVFYGWWDWRFLSLILFSTLVDYTIGKLLLTERNKRKRVLLLWLSIVVNLGFLGFFKYYNFFLDNFVAAFSFLGKPINPQGLNIILPVGISFYTFQTLSYTIDVYKNKLKPTKDFIAFSAFVSFFPQLVAGPIERATNLLPQFYKKRSFDYTKAIDGLRQILWGLFKKVVVADNAAKYANLIFNNSDDYSGSTLLLGAILFAFQIYGDFSGYSDIAIGTSRLFGFNLKQNFAFPYFSRDIAEFWRRWHISLSTWFRDYLYIPLGGSRGGTWMKIRNTFIIFLVSGFWHGANWTFVAWGALNAVYFLPIMLLDKNRVHTNNVVAEGEFFPNIREVLQVGSTFLLTVLAWIFFRANSIHHAISYISNMFSKTIFSVPENLPLITIVFIVFCMVIEWFGRENKFALQSLGFKWPKIIRWGFYMLLILFIIQFNGGEQAFIYFQF; via the coding sequence ATGCTTTTTAATTCCATAGATTTCGCCATTTTTTTACCCATAGTATTTATTCTATACTGGTTTGTTTTTAATAAAAAACTAAAGTTTCAAAATTTTCTTATAGTTGTAGCCAGTTATGTTTTTTATGGCTGGTGGGATTGGCGATTTTTATCTTTAATTTTATTCAGTACACTCGTTGATTATACGATAGGAAAATTACTTTTAACGGAAAGAAATAAGCGGAAAAGAGTGCTACTATTGTGGTTAAGTATAGTCGTAAATTTAGGTTTTTTAGGCTTTTTTAAGTATTACAATTTCTTTCTTGATAATTTTGTTGCCGCTTTTAGTTTTTTAGGGAAACCCATAAATCCTCAAGGTTTAAATATTATTTTACCTGTTGGGATTAGTTTTTACACTTTTCAAACACTAAGTTACACGATAGATGTGTATAAAAATAAGCTAAAGCCCACTAAAGATTTTATTGCCTTTTCGGCATTTGTTAGTTTTTTTCCGCAACTCGTTGCTGGGCCTATTGAAAGGGCAACCAACTTATTGCCACAATTCTATAAAAAAAGATCTTTTGATTACACTAAAGCTATTGACGGTTTACGTCAAATACTATGGGGTCTGTTTAAAAAAGTGGTTGTAGCTGACAATGCTGCAAAATATGCCAATTTAATTTTTAATAATTCAGACGATTATTCTGGAAGTACCTTACTTTTAGGAGCTATATTATTTGCATTTCAAATATATGGAGATTTTTCAGGCTATTCTGATATTGCTATTGGTACTTCGCGATTATTTGGATTTAATTTAAAACAAAATTTTGCCTTTCCTTATTTTTCTAGAGATATTGCGGAATTTTGGAGGCGTTGGCACATTTCTTTGTCTACTTGGTTTAGAGATTATTTATATATACCCTTAGGTGGCAGTAGAGGCGGAACTTGGATGAAAATCAGAAATACGTTTATTATCTTCCTAGTTAGTGGGTTTTGGCATGGTGCCAATTGGACATTTGTGGCTTGGGGAGCTTTAAATGCAGTTTATTTTCTACCAATTATGTTATTAGATAAAAATAGAGTTCATACAAATAATGTCGTGGCAGAAGGTGAATTTTTTCCTAATATTAGGGAAGTACTGCAAGTAGGTTCAACATTTTTATTAACCGTATTGGCTTGGATATTTTTTAGAGCAAATAGTATACATCATGCTATCAGTTACATATCCAATATGTTTTCTAAAACAATTTTTTCAGTTCCTGAGAATTTACCGTTAATCACGATTGTTTTTATCGTTTTTTGTATGGTAATTGAATGGTTTGGCAGAGAAAATAAATTTGCATTGCAAAGTTTAGGATTTAAATGGCCAAAAATAATTAGATGGGGTTTCTATATGCTTTTAATACTATTTATAATACAATTTAATGGAGGAGAACAAGCATTTATTTATTTTCAATTTTAA
- a CDS encoding alginate lyase family protein: protein MNLTKLKLIYNTVKHLRFKQIYFRLFYAVRNKFFKRTYSKNLPTGVKSINWENKVLYSESYLGEERFNFLNIEHDFQSQINWNYNDYGKLWTYNLNYFDFLNQENFVREQGIALIEDYIKQDVELKDGKDPYPISLRTINWIKFLSQNKISNQKINQTLYNHFQILLHNLEFHILGNHLLENAFALFFGGIYFNDKKLSSTASKLLKQELNEQLLEDGAHFELSPMYHKILLHRLLDCIYLAHQNKKSVSSEFIVLLEAKAIKMLSWLQTVTFNNGSIPMVNDSAYKIALSSAQLFTYAKQLNLKWSVTELRDSGYRKFSNETLEVFMDVGKLAVDYQPGHAHADTFSFVYHSKNNSIIVDPAVSTYEINKIRERERSTGYHNTVTVHQQNSSQVWSGFRVAKRANVKLELDTPTKIIASHNGYKGCTHTRTFNLDNDILNIHDKIEPDENGEAHFHFHPDCSVQLIEDEKLIVNNIEMTFFDYNQLKIEDYHFANGFNTTIIAKKVVVLFTEKVRTEIKVIS from the coding sequence GTGAATCTTACCAAACTTAAATTAATCTACAATACTGTAAAGCATTTACGTTTTAAACAGATTTACTTCAGACTTTTTTATGCTGTAAGAAATAAATTCTTTAAAAGAACGTATTCTAAGAATTTGCCAACAGGTGTAAAATCGATAAATTGGGAGAATAAAGTATTGTATTCAGAATCTTATTTAGGTGAAGAAAGGTTTAATTTTCTAAATATAGAACATGATTTTCAATCACAAATTAATTGGAATTATAATGATTATGGCAAATTATGGACGTATAATCTAAATTACTTCGATTTTCTAAATCAAGAAAATTTCGTTAGGGAACAGGGGATCGCTCTGATAGAAGATTATATCAAACAAGATGTTGAGTTAAAAGATGGTAAAGATCCGTATCCCATATCTTTACGAACTATTAATTGGATTAAATTCTTATCTCAAAATAAAATTTCGAATCAAAAAATTAATCAAACTTTATACAATCATTTTCAAATTTTACTTCATAATTTGGAGTTTCATATATTAGGAAATCACTTATTAGAAAATGCATTTGCCCTATTTTTTGGAGGTATTTATTTTAATGATAAAAAATTATCATCAACCGCATCAAAATTATTAAAACAAGAATTAAATGAGCAGCTATTGGAGGATGGTGCCCATTTTGAACTTTCACCTATGTATCATAAAATTTTGTTGCATCGGTTATTAGATTGTATTTATTTAGCACATCAAAATAAAAAAAGTGTAAGCTCAGAATTTATAGTGCTTTTAGAGGCTAAGGCAATCAAAATGTTGTCATGGTTACAAACGGTAACATTTAATAATGGTAGCATACCTATGGTTAATGATAGTGCTTATAAAATTGCATTGAGCTCAGCACAATTATTTACATATGCAAAGCAATTAAATTTAAAATGGAGTGTAACTGAATTAAGAGATAGTGGATATCGTAAATTTTCTAATGAAACTTTAGAAGTTTTTATGGATGTTGGAAAATTAGCAGTTGATTATCAACCAGGTCATGCCCATGCAGATACATTCAGTTTTGTATATCATTCTAAAAATAACTCTATTATTGTTGACCCTGCCGTATCTACATACGAAATAAATAAAATACGAGAACGCGAACGTTCTACTGGCTATCATAACACAGTAACTGTACATCAACAAAATTCTTCACAGGTTTGGTCAGGATTTAGAGTTGCAAAACGAGCCAACGTAAAGTTAGAGTTAGATACACCAACAAAAATTATAGCATCTCATAATGGTTATAAAGGGTGTACACATACCAGAACATTCAATTTAGACAATGATATTCTAAATATTCATGATAAAATAGAACCAGATGAAAATGGGGAAGCACATTTTCATTTTCATCCTGACTGTAGTGTTCAACTGATTGAAGATGAAAAATTAATAGTTAACAATATAGAAATGACTTTTTTTGACTATAATCAACTAAAAATTGAAGACTATCATTTTGCCAACGGATTTAATACCACTATCATTGCAAAAAAAGTTGTTGTTTTATTTACAGAAAAAGTAAGAACCGAAATTAAAGTAATTTCATAA
- a CDS encoding bi-domain-containing oxidoreductase — MKQIIQDLKKGDTILEEVPVPSVKAGAVLIKTTRTLVSLGTERMLVEFGKANFIQKAKQQPDKVKMVLDKVKTDGLKPTLDSVFNKLNQPLPLGYCNVGEVAAVGKGVTEFAIGDRVASNGNHAEYVLVPKNLVAKIPDGVTDEEAAFTVIGSIGLQGIRLLNPTFGETIVVVGLGLIGLVTAELLKANGCKVIGFDYDAEKVAIANAKGITAINPAEGTDQVKFVESFTNGTGADGVIITASNKSNEIISQSAKMCRKRGRVVLVGVIGLDISRADFYEKEISFQVSCSYGPGRYDEQYEQKGNDYPIGFVRWTEKRNFEAILNALSNGSLDVKPLITERISLKDYNTIYGDMGNSKSIASILVYDQTETPVTTVKVTEKSFKGQKGVVGIIGAGNFTSSTLMPQLKKLNANVKYIASSGGLSSTTMAKRYGVANSTSDYQEILKDSETDLVMITTKHNSHAKFVIETLKAGKSVFVEKPLALNQDELTEIIEVYNKSNVSLSVGFNRRFAPLAQQMKKLLGNDNTPKNIIATMNAGYIPKEVWVHDMEVGGGRIIGEACHYIDLCTYFADSKVVAVCMNAMGTNPDESTDNASILLKYENGTNAVVNYFANGSKGYSKERLEVYSQERTLIMDNWRRLKTYGFKGGNSKSKQDKGHHNQFEALINQQKNGGAPIIPFDVIVNTTKASFAAIESLKEGKWIEI, encoded by the coding sequence ATGAAGCAAATTATACAAGACCTTAAAAAAGGAGATACCATTTTAGAAGAAGTACCTGTACCCAGTGTTAAAGCGGGTGCGGTTTTAATAAAAACCACCAGAACCTTAGTTTCATTAGGAACAGAGCGTATGTTGGTAGAGTTTGGCAAGGCCAATTTTATTCAAAAAGCAAAACAACAGCCTGATAAGGTAAAGATGGTATTAGATAAAGTAAAAACAGATGGTTTAAAGCCTACGTTAGATTCTGTTTTTAATAAATTAAACCAACCCTTACCCTTAGGCTATTGTAATGTAGGTGAAGTAGCTGCAGTAGGTAAAGGCGTAACAGAATTTGCTATTGGAGATAGAGTGGCTTCCAATGGTAACCATGCAGAATATGTGTTGGTTCCTAAGAATTTAGTGGCTAAAATACCAGATGGCGTTACAGATGAAGAAGCTGCATTTACCGTAATAGGATCTATTGGTTTACAAGGGATCAGATTGTTAAATCCAACCTTTGGAGAAACCATAGTGGTAGTTGGTTTAGGTTTAATTGGTTTGGTAACGGCAGAATTATTAAAAGCAAATGGCTGTAAGGTTATCGGATTTGATTACGATGCAGAAAAAGTAGCTATTGCCAACGCTAAAGGAATCACTGCCATAAACCCTGCTGAAGGTACAGATCAAGTGAAGTTTGTGGAGTCTTTTACCAATGGTACAGGAGCGGATGGTGTTATTATCACAGCATCAAATAAGAGTAATGAAATTATCTCGCAATCTGCTAAAATGTGTAGAAAGCGTGGTAGAGTAGTGCTAGTAGGTGTGATTGGTTTAGATATTAGTAGAGCTGATTTTTATGAAAAGGAAATATCATTTCAGGTTTCTTGTTCTTATGGTCCTGGAAGATATGACGAGCAGTACGAACAAAAAGGGAATGACTATCCTATCGGTTTTGTACGATGGACTGAAAAACGAAATTTTGAAGCCATTCTTAATGCCTTATCAAATGGGAGTTTAGATGTAAAACCCTTAATTACAGAGCGGATTTCTTTAAAGGATTATAATACCATTTATGGTGATATGGGCAATTCTAAGAGTATTGCTTCTATTTTGGTATATGATCAAACAGAAACTCCAGTAACAACCGTAAAAGTAACGGAGAAGTCTTTTAAAGGTCAAAAAGGTGTGGTTGGAATTATTGGAGCAGGTAATTTTACCAGCTCAACTCTAATGCCGCAATTAAAAAAGTTAAATGCCAATGTCAAGTATATTGCCAGTTCTGGAGGATTGTCTTCAACTACAATGGCAAAAAGATACGGCGTTGCCAATTCTACTTCTGATTATCAAGAAATTTTAAAAGATAGCGAGACTGATTTGGTAATGATTACCACAAAGCATAACTCACATGCCAAATTTGTAATAGAGACCTTAAAAGCAGGTAAAAGTGTATTTGTAGAAAAACCATTGGCTTTAAATCAAGATGAATTAACTGAAATTATTGAAGTGTATAATAAGAGTAACGTCTCACTTTCAGTTGGATTTAACCGTCGTTTTGCCCCATTGGCACAACAAATGAAAAAATTATTGGGTAATGATAATACACCAAAAAATATAATTGCGACCATGAATGCTGGTTATATACCGAAAGAGGTTTGGGTACATGATATGGAAGTAGGTGGAGGCCGTATTATTGGTGAAGCGTGTCATTATATAGATCTATGTACGTATTTTGCAGATAGTAAAGTAGTAGCAGTATGTATGAATGCTATGGGAACCAATCCTGATGAAAGTACAGATAATGCTTCTATTTTATTAAAATATGAAAATGGTACCAATGCCGTAGTGAATTACTTTGCCAACGGTAGTAAAGGATATTCTAAAGAGCGATTGGAAGTGTACTCACAAGAACGTACTCTAATAATGGACAACTGGCGTAGGTTAAAAACCTATGGTTTTAAGGGTGGTAACAGTAAATCAAAACAAGACAAAGGACATCACAATCAATTCGAAGCGTTAATCAATCAACAAAAAAATGGTGGAGCACCAATTATTCCTTTTGATGTGATTGTAAATACAACCAAAGCATCTTTTGCAGCTATTGAAAGTTTAAAAGAAGGCAAGTGGATTGAGATATAG
- a CDS encoding glycosyltransferase family 4 protein, giving the protein MRIIYFYQYFTTPKGSYGTRVYEFTKEWVEQGHEVIVVTSVYAKSDINATKFIENQTIDGIELKIINVKIDNKQSFLKRIYTFLVYSFFSIYYAFTLKGDIVIASSGPITVGIPGLVANIFRRKKFVFEVRDLWPEGPIELGVLKNKIIQKMSYAFEKWCYKRSSLVVALSPGMQQNILDRFPETNVISVTNSANIDLFSSPKKEIALPELRDKKFAIYTGNIGMVNNSELLYRAALKLIQLNRSDIHIVLIGDGQLKEALKKKSETISNIHFLDLMPKNDLVNYVKNAFVSLIPLNNTPMLATSSPNKLFESMAASVPVIQSTFGWIKEMLEKTNSGFTVSATDEDELVKKLIYLADNEDVVLKMGGNAHEYAKANFDKDLLAQKMLNGIEEVYKRK; this is encoded by the coding sequence ATGAGAATCATCTATTTTTATCAATATTTTACAACACCAAAAGGGTCTTATGGAACACGTGTTTATGAGTTTACAAAAGAATGGGTAGAGCAGGGGCATGAAGTTATTGTGGTGACAAGTGTTTACGCAAAATCAGATATAAATGCAACTAAGTTTATAGAAAACCAAACTATTGATGGTATTGAACTTAAAATTATCAATGTAAAGATTGATAATAAACAGTCTTTTTTAAAACGTATTTACACCTTTTTAGTGTATAGTTTTTTCTCTATTTATTATGCTTTTACCTTAAAGGGTGACATTGTTATTGCGAGTTCAGGTCCTATAACGGTTGGTATACCTGGACTAGTTGCTAATATTTTTAGAAGAAAAAAGTTTGTTTTTGAAGTAAGAGATTTATGGCCTGAGGGCCCCATTGAATTGGGAGTTTTAAAGAATAAGATTATTCAAAAAATGTCTTATGCTTTTGAGAAATGGTGTTATAAAAGGTCCAGTTTGGTAGTAGCATTATCACCTGGAATGCAACAAAATATCCTCGATAGATTTCCTGAAACAAATGTAATCTCCGTTACTAATTCGGCCAATATAGATTTGTTTTCTTCACCTAAAAAAGAAATTGCTCTTCCTGAGTTAAGAGATAAGAAATTTGCGATTTATACGGGTAATATAGGAATGGTTAATAATTCTGAATTGTTATATAGAGCCGCACTTAAGTTAATTCAATTGAATAGAAGTGATATTCACATTGTATTAATTGGTGATGGTCAATTAAAAGAAGCTTTAAAGAAAAAGTCAGAAACGATTTCAAATATTCATTTTTTAGATTTAATGCCGAAAAATGACTTGGTAAATTATGTAAAAAATGCATTTGTATCGCTAATACCTTTAAATAATACACCTATGCTAGCTACATCTTCACCCAATAAGTTATTTGAAAGTATGGCGGCTTCCGTACCCGTAATTCAATCTACGTTTGGTTGGATAAAAGAGATGTTAGAAAAAACCAATTCCGGTTTTACAGTAAGTGCCACCGACGAAGATGAATTGGTTAAAAAATTAATTTATTTAGCAGATAACGAGGATGTTGTTCTTAAGATGGGAGGAAATGCTCATGAATATGCCAAAGCCAATTTTGATAAAGATTTGTTGGCTCAAAAAATGCTTAACGGAATAGAAGAAGTCTATAAAAGAAAATAA
- a CDS encoding MraY family glycosyltransferase, translated as MLLTYTIVFIILFVLAFIYLKVADHFNIIDKPNQRSSHVEPTIRGGGIIFYLAIVIFYITSNFEYTPFFLAVSLIAAVSFIDDLIMLSPKIRLIAHFSTAFLLIWQLGLLTSPFWLLILIPIVIVGFFNLYNFMDGLNGMTGLYSIIVLSGFLWINIKEEIVANNLIVFVLLSLVVFGFLNFRKKAKWFAGDIGSMTLATLIFFLGAKFMIALNAPIIILIIVIYGIDASFTIFLRMSRKEKISEAHRHHLYQKFVDVSKWSHLKVSSFYAILQLLIVIVILYTYKTSWTIQFSLIAFTIGTLGAAYFLAISYYKRIEH; from the coding sequence ATGTTGTTAACCTACACTATAGTTTTTATAATCCTTTTTGTACTTGCTTTTATATATTTGAAAGTAGCTGATCATTTTAATATAATAGATAAGCCCAATCAAAGAAGCTCGCATGTAGAGCCAACCATCAGAGGTGGAGGTATAATCTTTTATTTGGCTATTGTTATCTTTTATATTACGTCTAATTTTGAATACACCCCATTTTTCTTGGCTGTTTCGCTAATTGCAGCAGTTAGCTTTATTGACGATTTAATTATGCTAAGTCCCAAGATAAGGCTCATCGCTCATTTTAGCACAGCTTTTTTGTTGATTTGGCAACTTGGTTTACTTACAAGTCCTTTTTGGTTATTAATTTTAATACCCATAGTTATAGTTGGTTTTTTCAACCTATATAATTTTATGGATGGTTTAAATGGAATGACGGGCTTATATTCTATTATTGTTCTAAGCGGATTTTTATGGATTAATATAAAAGAAGAAATTGTAGCTAATAATTTAATTGTATTCGTTTTATTAAGCTTAGTGGTCTTCGGATTTTTAAATTTCAGAAAAAAAGCAAAATGGTTTGCGGGTGATATTGGTAGTATGACCTTAGCTACATTAATATTTTTTCTTGGAGCTAAGTTTATGATTGCCTTAAATGCACCCATTATTATTTTAATAATTGTGATTTATGGCATTGATGCCAGTTTTACTATTTTTTTAAGAATGTCTAGAAAAGAAAAAATTTCAGAAGCTCATCGTCACCATTTGTACCAAAAATTTGTCGATGTTTCAAAATGGAGTCATCTAAAGGTTTCTTCCTTTTATGCAATTCTACAGCTTTTAATAGTGATTGTAATTTTATATACTTATAAAACGAGTTGGACTATTCAATTTTCATTGATTGCATTTACAATAGGTACATTAGGAGCTGCATATTTTCTAGCAATTTCATATTATAAAAGAATAGAACATTAA
- a CDS encoding GIY-YIG nuclease family protein has product MKQGTVYFMTNKTNTVLYIGVTSDLVKRVVQHKTKFYKGFTSKYNCNKLVYFEIFSSITEAIVREKQLKKGSRERKNTLVNELNPKWDDLSIGWL; this is encoded by the coding sequence ATGAAACAAGGTACTGTTTACTTTATGACTAATAAGACGAATACGGTATTGTATATAGGCGTAACATCCGATTTGGTGAAAAGAGTAGTTCAACATAAGACTAAGTTTTATAAAGGATTTACATCAAAATATAATTGTAACAAATTAGTGTATTTTGAAATTTTTTCAAGTATAACTGAGGCAATAGTAAGAGAAAAACAATTAAAAAAAGGAAGTAGAGAGCGAAAGAATACATTGGTTAATGAATTGAATCCAAAATGGGATGATTTATCAATAGGCTGGTTGTAA